Below is a window of Diaminobutyricibacter sp. McL0608 DNA.
GCAGGCGGATGCGGAAGAACATCGTGAGGGAACCTGCGCCATCGATGCGCGCGGCCTCCACGACCGACGGCGAGATGTTCTGCAGCCCGGCCAGGAAGATGATGATGTTGAGGCCGAGCGACGACCAGATCGACACGATGCACACGGCGATGAGGGCCAGGTGCGGGTCGCCGAGCCAGTCGGGCGGCGGCACGTGGAAGGTGTTCGCGATGAAGCCGCTGATGACGCCGTCTTTGCGGAACAGCTGCTGCCAGATCATCGCGACGGCGACCGACGAGGTCACGACCGGAGCGAAGAACAGGATGAGGTAGAGCGTCTTGGTCTTCAGCTTTTCCAATGCCACGGCGATGATGACAGCGAGGCCGAGTCCGACCGGAACAGTGATGATCGCTATGAGCAGCGTGTTGAGGACCGATCGCCCGAAGAGTGGATCGGTGAGTTCGGTGGCGAAGTTCTCGAAACCGACCCAGCTGAGGGCGTTGAGGCCATCCCATTGTGCGAATGCGAGCACGACGCTCGCGGCGAACGGCACGAGCACGAACAGCGCCATGCCGATCAGCTGCGGGCCGACGAAGATGTAGCCCCAGCGCCTGTCGCGCCGCCGCCAGGCGGGCTCCCCTCGGAGCCCGCCCGGCCGGGTGCGTTCGGGCGCTGTCGACGCCTCGCTTTCGACGAGGGCTTCGGACAGCGGTCCCTGGATTACACTCACGTGTCTATCCCTACTTGCCCGTCTTGTCGGAGATCATCTTGGCGACCTCGTCGAGCGTGGCCTGCGTGGATGACTTGCCCTGGTAGAGGGCGAGCATCTTGTCGCTGATGTCGCTCGAGAGACCCGGGACGGCCGCTTCGGTCGCGGGGTCCTCGAAGCCGATGTCGCGCATGTCGAGCAGCGTCTGCGCGTGGTCGGGGTAGCCGTCGAGGACGACCTTGTCCGCACCCTTGATCGACGGAACGGCGTTGCCGCCACCCTGGAGCCTGGCCGTCTGGCCCTCAGCGGAGAGGAAGTTGGTCCAGAATTCGAACGCCGCGTCCTTGTTCTTGGTCTTGGCGTTGATGGCCAGGTAGCTCACCGCTGTGCCGGTCGGCGCTGCCTTGCCGTCGGGGGTCGGCCACGGAGCCACGTCGTAGTTCTGCGGGTCGCCCGCGGACTTGACGGTGCCGATCGTGTAGCGGCCCTGAACGAAGAAGCCGGCCTTGTGGCTGACGAACACGCTGTCGGCGCCTGCGCCCGCCGGGAGGGTGTCGGCCACAACGAAGGTGTGGTTCTGGAAGTTCTTCGCCAGAACGTCCATCGCGTCGACGCTGGTCTGGTCGGTGTTCGCGACGAACTTGCCGGACTCGTCGAACGCCTGGCCGCCCTGCGAGGAGATCCAGCCGTAGTGGGTGGACCAGTAGTTCCAGAACATCGAGCCGGTGAGGCCCGCCTTCTTGAGCTTCTTGTTCATGTCGAGGTACGCGTCGGTGGTCCACTTGCCTTCTGCGGCGAGGGCGGCCGGGTCATCGGTGATGCCCGCCTTCTTGAGTGCGACCTTGTCGTACCACATGGCGTCGGGGTTGGAGTCGTTCGGAGCGGCGTAGATCTCGTCGCCCTTCTTGGTGACGCCGAACAGGCCCTGCGCGAAGTCTTCGGGCTTCGTCTTGCTGGCGCTCGAGCTCATGAGCGAGGTGAGGGGAAGCAGCGCGTTCGAGCTGACGAACTGGCCGATCTTGTCATCGCCGATGTAGAACACGTCGGGCGCGGTGCCCGAGGCGAGCTGCGCGAGGAGCTTCGTGTGGTAGTCGCCGTAGTCGGCGACGGGCTGAAGGACGACCTTGACGTCCGGGTGCTGCTTCATGAACTCGGTGTCGAAGTCCTTGTAGCGGGCGATCTCTTCGGGGGTGCCCCAGGTGGACCAGACGACCGTCTTGGTCCCGCTCCCGCCCGATGCTCCATTTCCCGAACATGCGGCCATACTGAGCGCTACCGCGACAGCCGCTCCCACGGCCACCAGTCTTCTCACCTTCGAGTCGACGCGAGACATGCCTACCTCATTCCTTGAAGAGTCTCTCTGCAAACGGAGGCCCCCGGGTTGAAGGTCACTCCTTGGTCTGTATTCTGTATACAGTAGGCAGCGTGACAACGCAAGGGGGCTTATGCGCACAACGCATCACGCCTCGGCGGTGTAAATGCATGCATTCGGGCGCGGTCACCAGACAACACCACCGAACTGACCGAACCCTGCCGCGGACCTGACCGAAGACTGGGCAGGCGCTGGCAGAACGCCCGCGGCGACGCCCCTCAGGCCCGGGCCCGGCGCGCTCGGGCAGCGAAGGCGTCGAGGGCGTCGAGGACCTCTGACGCCTGCCATAACCGGTTGCGATCGCCACCGGAGGCCCGGGTCAGGACTCCGAACTCCTCGAGTCTCGTGATCGAGGCAGCCGCGGCGATTTCGCTCACGGCCAGCGCAGCGGCCACAGTCTTCACGTTCACCACCGGCTGGCTGAGAAGAAACTCCTTCAGGCGGTGCACCGACGAGTCGGACCGAACTGCGATGACGGAGTCCCAGCGGTCGGAGGCCGCGCGAATGTCGCCCGCGAGCCTGCGTCCATTGTTGATCGCGGCGAAGGCCGCCTCGGCCACTGCCGCGACAATCGCCTCCGGCACGCCCGCACGGTAAGCGTCAAGGGCGCCGAAGTACGCATCCAAGTCGTGCAGCAGGCCGGCGGAGACAGGAACCGTCGCGTTCCTCGTAACACCGCTGCCGCGAAGCATGGCCTGGATGATCGCCCGCCCCGTTCGCCCGTTGCCGTCGGGGAATGGGTGGATCGTCTCGAATTGTGCGTGCGCGATCGCCGCCTGCGCGAGTGCGGGCACATCTGTTCGCTCAGTGAAGGAGATGAGGTCGGTCATCAGCCTCTGGACCCGATCATGGTGTGGCGGCACGAAGGAGGCCGAGTGCGGCGAGATGGATCCTCCACCGATCCACACCTGTTCGTCACGCCAGCGCCCGACCACCGCCGGTTTCGAATCGGACAGGAGCGCCTCGTGCGTTTCGATGATCGCCGACTCGTCAAGGCGATCAGACAGGACGATAGCGGCTTGCATGGCCCTGACGTTGGCAACGACCAGCTGCGCGTTGCCCGATGCGGATGCACCGATTTCGGCGAGCGCGACCTGCTTCGCGCTGGACGTGAGGTTTTCAACCTCGGAACTGGAGGCGCTTTCGGTTCGGAGGAGGATCGAAGCGAACGGCACGGCGACGAGCCCAGCCTCACTGTCGAAGCGGGTGAGCTCACGACTCGCGTCGTCGGCAAGCGTCAGTACGTCGGGAGAGAGGATCACGGGTCGGTCGGCGATCAGCGGAGGCACCGCGGCCTGGTAGTCGCCTCGAGCGGCGCGGAGAGCCCGCCGGGATGCCACCTCATCGCCGCGGGTGCTCCAGGGAAGAGTTTCGAAGCCGACCTTCGGCCACACGCGCGCTGCCTTCGCATCCTTAACCATGCTCAGATGGTACCAAAGGCTACGCCCTTATCCTTTGGTAAGGCCGATTCTTACCAAAGGCTATGCGGGTAACCTTTGGTAAGGGTTCACAGTGACAGGGCTATGCCGCGCCTGCGACGTTCCGCAGCCACACGAACTGGCCCGGCGCGAGGTCGATGCCGGCGCTCAGGTCGAACTGCGCCCCGGTCACGAGGTCGAAGGATCCCGGGGTGATCCCGGACAGCGTGAGTGCGTCGACCTTCTCACGCGCATCCCCGAAGTTCGCCAACACCACGATCGTGGAGCCTTCGCCCGGTCGCTGGTACCCGAGGACGCGATCGTTGTGCGTGGCGAAGCCGATCAGCCGGTTGCCGGCGAACTCCGGCGTGTTCGAGCGGATCTCGATCAGGCGCCGCAGGCTCAGGTAGAGCGCTCCGGCGTGCGTCGCGTAGAACCGCCGCTGTTCGTAGAGGTCGGCCGGATACCAGGGCCTCCCCACCCAGCGGCTGTCGCCGCGATGGGCCGGGTCGTCGACGTACGAGTAGTCGTTGAGCTGGCCGACCTCGTCGCCGAGATACAGTTGCGGCAGTCCGCCGGTGCTCAGGATGATCGAATGCGCCAACAGGATGCGCCGCACGGCGAGCGGGTCGCCCGCTTCCAGCCCCGCCAGCGACGCCGTCGATCCGGAGACCCGCGCATCCCCCGTCTTCGGGTTCTCCTGGAATGGCACGCCGCGGGCGAAGCTTCCGGGGAACCGGCCGACGAAGAACTGGTTCAGAAAGCGACGGTGATCGAACCCGTCGACGCCGAACTCGGCCGCATCCTCGTCGGCGAACGTCCAGCCGATGTCGTCGTGGCTTCGCACATAGTTCACCCACGCCGTCCCGGGCGGTGTGGTGTGGCGGCGTTCGAGCGCCTGGGAGAGCATCCTCGCATCGCGCGTCGCGAGCGTGTTCCAGATCAGGGCCATCTGAAGCGGGTTGTAGCTCAGCTGGCATTCGCCGGGGCTCATGTATTCGATGACCTGGCCGGGGTGCACGATCGCCTCCGACAGGAACAGCACAGAGGGGGCCGCGATACGGCACACCGCGTTGAACGCCTGCAGCAGCAGGTGCGCCTGTGGCAGGTTCTCGCACGAGGTGCCCAGCTGCTTCCAGATGAAAGCGACAGCATCCATACGCAGGACGCTCACCCCCTGGTTGGCGAGGAACAGCAGCTCATTCGCCATCGCCCGGAACACGGCAGGGTTCGAGTAGTCGAGGTCCCACTGGAACGTGTGGAACGTCGTCCATACCCAGCGGCCGTCGTCGAGCTGCACGAACGATCCGGGATGGTCGTCGGGAAAGATCTCCCGCGTCGTCTCCTCGAAGGCGTCCGGCATCGTGCGGTCGGGGTAGATCCAGTAGTAGTCCACGAACTCGGGAACCCCGGCGCGCGCCTTACGTGCCCACTCGTGTTCGTCGGAGGTGTGGTTGAACACGAAGTCGACGGCGAGCGCGATGCCGTTCGACCTGAGGTCGTCGGCGACCTGACGCAGGTCGTCCATCGTCCCGAGCTCAGGGGAGACCTGCCGGTAGCTGGACACCGCGTAGCCGCCGTCGGAGTTCTCCGCCGGCGCGAGGAAGAGCGGCATCAGGTGCAGGTAGGTCAGCCCGAGTTCACGGAAGTAGGGGATGCGGTCGCGCAGGCCCTGCAGCGTCCCGCCGTACCGGTCGACGTAGCAGACGCCTCCGAGCATCCGGTTCGACTCGAACCAGGCCGGATCGGTGAGACGCTGCCGGTCGAGCTCCTTCAGGTCGGGCGAGCGTGCCTCCCACGACGCTGCGAGGTCGGCGAGAAGGCCGCGGAACTGGGTGTCCAAGCGGTCGTCTTCGCCGTAGATCGCACGCAGGAGCCGCTCGAGCCGCGTGGTCTCGCGTGCCCGACGCTCAGCGAACGTCTGCCGTGCCGCATCCTCGACTCCAGGGCCCGTCGCTGAGCTCATGTCCACGCTCCCGGCACGAGCCTACGCTCACCGCCGACAGCGCCCCAGGCGCACGTCAGCCTCGCGTGCTGAACACCTCGGCGCGTGCCGCCACGAAAGAATGGGTGCTCTGCTCGATGTGGTACTGGGTGTGGACCCGCTTCACCGGGTGCGCCCGCACGAGCTTCTGGGCGGCCTCACGGCGTGAGTGGATGCGCAGCAGCGACACCAGCGCGCCGATCAGGATTCCGACCGTGAGTGTGAGGCCGAGCCACAGGAGGTCGTCCTTCCAGTAGCCGGCGATCGGCGCATCCTCGACGAGCCACAGGCCTGCGGCGACCAGGGCCAGAAGAAGCACCGCGACGAGCACGGTCTTCTGCGCGAGCACGAGTGGCTTCGTTGCGAGCAGGCGGCGGGCGCGGGCCAGGTCACGGTCGTGCTGCCGACGGCGCTCTTTCGCCCACTGCAGGTCGAGTGCGTGCCGTCTGGCCTGTCTCTGGGCGTCATCGTGCGCCCTGTTGTACGAGTAGTTCACCGTGTCCTCCGGGTATGGCTCTGGTCAACTCGTTTCGAATTATGGAGGAGTTTTCCCCGATCAGCGCGACATACCGACCGTGTCCCCCGCGAATTGGGGGACTAGCTGGCCCGCGCGTGTTCAACGAAGCCTGCACCCTTGTGCGTGCCGCCTTCCAGCTGATGGATGCGCTGGGCGGAAAGGCCAAGGATACGGCCGACCTCCTTCTGAGTGAGTCCGTCTGATCGCAACGCCCGGTGTCCACATCAACGATCACAAACTCGGGACGAGTGTCGAGAACGAGACCGTTCTCAATCAATCCCACCTAGAGAGGTCAACCCAAACCGCACCCGGGGCGTGGCGAGAGGTGCGAGAAGTGGCTCTCGGATGCGCGTTACACCACTTCTCGCACCTGTGGAGCTCAGCGGTCGAGCGGCTTGACGCCGACATAGAGGATGCACGGGGCCGGCAGGAACGGAACGCCGGTGTCGAGCTCGAAGCGATCGAGCCGCTGTTCTCGGAAGCCGGCGGCGTGCGCCGCGCTCACCGGGTCCCGGTTCCAATGGCAGTTGCCGTCCCAGCGGACCGAGAGAGGAGTCGCCATGCTCTGGATGAGCCGGCGCACCGATCCCTTCTCCGCGTGCACGTGCTCGACGCACGCCACTGTCCCGCCCGGCTTGAGCACGCGCATCACTTCCTCGAAGGAGCGGGCCAGTTCGGTGACCGAGCAGAACACGAGGGTCGCTACGACGGCATCGAACGTCTTGTCGGAAAACGGAAGCTCTTCGCACCGCGCATCGATGACCTCCTCGACGAATCCGTAACGGCGCGCTTCCCGCTCGAGCTCGCGGCGTGCCCCGGCGTCCGGCTCGATCGCGGTCCACGACACGTCGTCGCCGAACGCAGGCAGGTTCTCCCCTTCGCCCGCACCGATCTCGAGCACCCGGCCACGAAGATCAGCGAACACGTCGCGCGCCCTGCGTCGTAGTTCTTCGCGTGACTCAGGCCGCGCCCTTCCACCGCTCGTCGGCATCCAGGCCTCCCCTCATCCCGCTCACTCCGATTGTTCACCCATCGACCCTGTCTTTTGCCGGTGGGTGGTGCTTGCATCGAGAACATGGCAGCAACGAAACGGGTGATCGTCTTCATCCAGGAGAACAAGACGACGGACTTCTACTTTCCGACGATGGCCGCCTGGGGCGCGGCCGTCGCGAACAACGGAAAACTCCTGACGGCGGCCCCCAACTTCGACCAGCCGCACGACCGGAACGCGTGGGTGCACTACTCGATGGGCGATTACCCCGCAGAGGTCGCCCAGCTCGACAACGACCTTCTCATCCCGTTCTACAGCTGGCTGGCCAAGCAGTTCGTGTTCGCGGACCACCAGTTCGGGCCCGGATCGAACTCGACCCCCGGTCACATGCTCGCCATCGGCGGCCAGATGCCGACGCTCAAGAACCCGCCATTCGTCGGCGCGCACCCGGTCTGGAACCTGCCGTCGATCTTCTCCGTCGCCGAGGCCGCCGGAGTCTCGTGGGGTGCGTTCCCCGACCAGAGCGGGTATCCGGTCAAGTTCTACACGACGCTGACGCAGGCGCCGGGCAACGGCAATGTGCACCCGCCCACCCAGTTCATCCCGATGGCCAAGGGCGGCACGCTGCCACAGGTGTGCTACGTGTGGTCGCCCTTGGGCTATGACGAGCATCCGCCTGCCGTCAGCGCACCCGACTACATCACGAAGGGACACGATCTGGTGTGGCAGCGCGTGCAAGCGGTGATCGACGGTGGCGGTTGGGACGAGACGACGTTCATCCTGACCTGGGACGACTGGGGTGGCTACGCGGATTCCGTGCCGACGCCGTCCATCGAGACGGCTCCGGATGCGCTCCACCCCGACGGATTCCAGGTCATCGGCGGCTCGCGCATCCCGCTGATCATGTTCGGCGGGGCCGTCGAGCAGGCGATCGACCCGGAGTGGCATTCGCACGCGTCCATCCCGAAGACGATCATCGAACTGCTCGGGCTCGGGCCGATGGGCGTCGAGCGGGTCGACAGCGCGCCATCCCTCGCGCACCACGTGGATGCGTCGCTCAGCCGACCCGTTCCGCCGGCGCCGGGCACCGCCATCGTTCAACCGACCGCACCTTCGCCCACGCCGAAGCCGGTGGCACCGCAGCCCTGGCCGGGGTCGCTCAACACCCCGCTGCCGCCACTGGTCACGCTCGACGGGAGTTCGCTGCCCGCGCCGACCGACGGCAAGGTCAACAAGAACCCGCCGAAGCCGCCGCCCACGCCGTGAGGCTGCGACCGGACGAGGCTCGACGAGCTGCCCTGTGGGGACCGTCGAACCGGGTCAGTCCTTGAGCGTCGTGCCCTGCGCGTTGCCGAAGTCGATGTGCAGGTGATTGCAGGTGTCGTCGAACGCCACGAAGTTCGCGAGGCTCAATGAGGAGCGGCACTCGGACTGGCCGACATTCGTCTGCGATGGCACGATCGGGTCGAGCGCCTGGATCAGCTTCACCGATTGTGCGTCTCCCCCGGAGAGCGACTGACCGTCGAGCAGGAAGAAGTCGACCGCGTGGCCGCCACCATTGGCGTAGTGCGAGGATGCGCTGCCCGCGCCCTCGATCTGCCCGGTGCAGCGCCGGTTGATGTCGCTGACGCCGACGGTCGTGAAGGTCTTGAGCGCCACGTCGATCGTCTGCAGCACGCGATAGTCGATGCCGCAGTTGGGAACGACCCGGCCTTCGGCGAGGTACTGGATCTCGGGGATGTGGTTGGGAACCGAACCGGTCAGCCTGCCCTGCGCCACCGCGGTCATCAGCTTCTGGGCGAGCGCCTGCACGGTCGGTGAGACGGTCACACCGGTCGTCGAGTCGAGCAGCAGCGGATTCTCCATCACGGTGTAGCCGTCACGCGTGGCGGTGGGACCTGCTGCGCCACCGCCGGCGAGAGTCTGGACGGCGACGTTCGCCGAGCTCTGCAGCGATGCATCCGAAGGCGCGGCATAGGCGGGTAGGGCGGCCGTTCCCATCAGCCCGCTCGCCGCCAGCACGACACCGATCTTCGCCCAGGTGCGCCGAACACGAGCGCGCGCGGACAGTTCGGCCCCACGGGCGCGATGAGCGTGGAGGTTCTTCGTCGGGGCAAGCGGCGGTCGTCTCACCGGGCGGGTGCGACGTGCGACGGCCTCGGCTGCGTCAGCGCTCACGGTCGGGGCGGCGGGATGCTCGACAGGTACGACGGTCGCGATCGGGTCAGCGGATTCGAGCGGCTCAGCGGGCGCGAGCGGCGCTACGGGCGCGATCAGCGCCGCGGGGGCAGCGGGCGCGAGCGGTGCCGCGGGGGCAGCGGGCGCGAGCGGTGCCGCGGGGGCAGCGGGCGCGACCGGAGCAGCGACTTCGATCGGGGCAGCCCAGTCGATCGGCGAGGCGGGGACGATCGCATCGACGGCGCCGGTGGCGGCCCGTTCGAATTCGCGACGGGCGCGACGCGACGTGAAGATCTGGTCTGTGGGAGGGTTCGACTCGACAGGCGCGAGGGGTGCCGACTGCTGCGGGTCCCCCCCGAACGTGATCGAGCGCGTCACACAGTACCTTTCGCAATGACGCGAACAGTCGGATCACGTCGATTCTCAGGCCCGACGAAAACCAACCAACCGTCGGGACACCCATCCGATGTTATGCGTTCGTTACCGGTATGTCACATCGAAATGCCCATACGAACGCATATCTCTGGAAACTCGCAGGAGCATTGCAGCCGCCTGTGTGTTTTCAGAGAAACACCCCCCGACCGATGAACCCCGCGTGAACGTTCGTCGAGCACTTCGTTGCGGCCGCCTCAGCGGGCCTCGCTCTCGCAACAATGTGAGCGGACGATTCCGCCCCCAGCCGGGGGGCATCGCGGAAAGGAAAATGACGGTGAAGACCAGACGCATAGCGGGCACGGCCACAGCGGCCGCGCTCGGCGCAGTACTACTGGCAGGGGCGGGTGTCGCGCCGGCGATGGCCGACGGATTCAAGAACCACGGCAGCCCTTCGAAGCACGTCCTCCTGATCTCCGTCGACGGACTTCACCAGAAGGACCTCGACTGGTATGTCTCGACGCATCCGGGCTCGGCACTCGCCTCGCTCGTCGACCACGGCACCAGCTACACGCGGGCGCAGACCCCGGTGCCGTCCGACTCGTTCCCGGGCCTTGTCGCGCAGGTGACCGGCGGCAACCCCGGAACGACGGGCGTGTACTACGACGACACGTTCAACCGGGCACTGCTCCCCGCCGGCACGACCGACTGCTCGACCGCGAAACCGGGCGCCGAAGTCGCCTACACGGAGGCCGCCGACATCGACACCAACGCGCTCGACGCCGGCCAGGGTCTCGCGGGCCTCCCGGGCAGCATCCTCTCGATGACCGGCAAGCCGGTCAGCCTGCTCAACCCCGCCGCCCTTCCGGTGGACCCGAAGACCTGCAAACCGGTGTATCCGCACCAGTACATCAAGGTGAACACCGTGTTCGAGGTCGCGAAGAGCGCCGGCCTGACGACCGCATGGTCCGACAAGCACCCCGCGTACGAGATCCTCAACGGCCCGTCGGGCAAGGGCGTCGACGACCTCTTCACCCCGGAGATCAACAGCCAGTCGTTCGCACCGTTCACCGGTGACTGGACGACGGACAACGCTGCGACCATCCAGTACGACGGCTACAAGGTGCAGGCTGTCGTCAACGAGATCAACGGCAAGGACCACTCGGGCACGAAGGCAGCCAGAGTCCCCGCGATCTTCGGCCTGAACTTCCAGTCCGTGTCGACCGCCGAGAAGCTGCCGACCTCCGACGGCCTCACCGGCGGCTACCTCGCGGGCGGCACCGTTCCCGGACCGCTGCTGGCCAAGGCGCTCGGCTTCATCGACGCGTCGGTCGGCTCGTTCGAGTCGGCGCTGAAAACCACGGGCAACGCGGACGACACGACCATCATCCTGTCCGCGAAGCACGGCCAGTCCCCGACCGACGCTTCGGCCCTGCGGCGCGTGCCGGACGGCGCGATCATCTCCGGGCTCAATGCGGCCTGGGCGGCGACGCACCCGGGAGCGGCCGACCTCGTCGCCTTCTCGACGGACGACGACGTGATGCAGCTCTGGCTCTCCGACCACACGCAGGC
It encodes the following:
- a CDS encoding Fic family protein — encoded protein: MVKDAKAARVWPKVGFETLPWSTRGDEVASRRALRAARGDYQAAVPPLIADRPVILSPDVLTLADDASRELTRFDSEAGLVAVPFASILLRTESASSSEVENLTSSAKQVALAEIGASASGNAQLVVANVRAMQAAIVLSDRLDESAIIETHEALLSDSKPAVVGRWRDEQVWIGGGSISPHSASFVPPHHDRVQRLMTDLISFTERTDVPALAQAAIAHAQFETIHPFPDGNGRTGRAIIQAMLRGSGVTRNATVPVSAGLLHDLDAYFGALDAYRAGVPEAIVAAVAEAAFAAINNGRRLAGDIRAASDRWDSVIAVRSDSSVHRLKEFLLSQPVVNVKTVAAALAVSEIAAAASITRLEEFGVLTRASGGDRNRLWQASEVLDALDAFAARARRARA
- a CDS encoding alpha-amylase family protein — translated: MSSATGPGVEDAARQTFAERRARETTRLERLLRAIYGEDDRLDTQFRGLLADLAASWEARSPDLKELDRQRLTDPAWFESNRMLGGVCYVDRYGGTLQGLRDRIPYFRELGLTYLHLMPLFLAPAENSDGGYAVSSYRQVSPELGTMDDLRQVADDLRSNGIALAVDFVFNHTSDEHEWARKARAGVPEFVDYYWIYPDRTMPDAFEETTREIFPDDHPGSFVQLDDGRWVWTTFHTFQWDLDYSNPAVFRAMANELLFLANQGVSVLRMDAVAFIWKQLGTSCENLPQAHLLLQAFNAVCRIAAPSVLFLSEAIVHPGQVIEYMSPGECQLSYNPLQMALIWNTLATRDARMLSQALERRHTTPPGTAWVNYVRSHDDIGWTFADEDAAEFGVDGFDHRRFLNQFFVGRFPGSFARGVPFQENPKTGDARVSGSTASLAGLEAGDPLAVRRILLAHSIILSTGGLPQLYLGDEVGQLNDYSYVDDPAHRGDSRWVGRPWYPADLYEQRRFYATHAGALYLSLRRLIEIRSNTPEFAGNRLIGFATHNDRVLGYQRPGEGSTIVVLANFGDAREKVDALTLSGITPGSFDLVTGAQFDLSAGIDLAPGQFVWLRNVAGAA
- a CDS encoding helix-turn-helix domain-containing protein — its product is MRSDGLTQKEVGRILGLSAQRIHQLEGGTHKGAGFVEHARAS
- a CDS encoding alkaline phosphatase family protein, which produces MAATKRVIVFIQENKTTDFYFPTMAAWGAAVANNGKLLTAAPNFDQPHDRNAWVHYSMGDYPAEVAQLDNDLLIPFYSWLAKQFVFADHQFGPGSNSTPGHMLAIGGQMPTLKNPPFVGAHPVWNLPSIFSVAEAAGVSWGAFPDQSGYPVKFYTTLTQAPGNGNVHPPTQFIPMAKGGTLPQVCYVWSPLGYDEHPPAVSAPDYITKGHDLVWQRVQAVIDGGGWDETTFILTWDDWGGYADSVPTPSIETAPDALHPDGFQVIGGSRIPLIMFGGAVEQAIDPEWHSHASIPKTIIELLGLGPMGVERVDSAPSLAHHVDASLSRPVPPAPGTAIVQPTAPSPTPKPVAPQPWPGSLNTPLPPLVTLDGSSLPAPTDGKVNKNPPKPPPTP
- a CDS encoding ABC transporter substrate-binding protein, whose product is MSRVDSKVRRLVAVGAAVAVALSMAACSGNGASGGSGTKTVVWSTWGTPEEIARYKDFDTEFMKQHPDVKVVLQPVADYGDYHTKLLAQLASGTAPDVFYIGDDKIGQFVSSNALLPLTSLMSSSASKTKPEDFAQGLFGVTKKGDEIYAAPNDSNPDAMWYDKVALKKAGITDDPAALAAEGKWTTDAYLDMNKKLKKAGLTGSMFWNYWSTHYGWISSQGGQAFDESGKFVANTDQTSVDAMDVLAKNFQNHTFVVADTLPAGAGADSVFVSHKAGFFVQGRYTIGTVKSAGDPQNYDVAPWPTPDGKAAPTGTAVSYLAINAKTKNKDAAFEFWTNFLSAEGQTARLQGGGNAVPSIKGADKVVLDGYPDHAQTLLDMRDIGFEDPATEAAVPGLSSDISDKMLALYQGKSSTQATLDEVAKMISDKTGK
- a CDS encoding class I SAM-dependent methyltransferase, producing the protein MFADLRGRVLEIGAGEGENLPAFGDDVSWTAIEPDAGARRELEREARRYGFVEEVIDARCEELPFSDKTFDAVVATLVFCSVTELARSFEEVMRVLKPGGTVACVEHVHAEKGSVRRLIQSMATPLSVRWDGNCHWNRDPVSAAHAAGFREQRLDRFELDTGVPFLPAPCILYVGVKPLDR
- a CDS encoding alkaline phosphatase family protein, with amino-acid sequence MKTRRIAGTATAAALGAVLLAGAGVAPAMADGFKNHGSPSKHVLLISVDGLHQKDLDWYVSTHPGSALASLVDHGTSYTRAQTPVPSDSFPGLVAQVTGGNPGTTGVYYDDTFNRALLPAGTTDCSTAKPGAEVAYTEAADIDTNALDAGQGLAGLPGSILSMTGKPVSLLNPAALPVDPKTCKPVYPHQYIKVNTVFEVAKSAGLTTAWSDKHPAYEILNGPSGKGVDDLFTPEINSQSFAPFTGDWTTDNAATIQYDGYKVQAVVNEINGKDHSGTKAARVPAIFGLNFQSVSTAEKLPTSDGLTGGYLAGGTVPGPLLAKALGFIDASVGSFESALKTTGNADDTTIILSAKHGQSPTDASALRRVPDGAIISGLNAAWAATHPGAADLVAFSTDDDVMQLWLSDHTQAAAQFAKSYLLAHSAGANTVSGTATTVSSSGLATVYAGSEVAHYFGTSKADSRIPDIFGLVQTGVVYTGGTSKIAEHGGAAADDRSVPIVVSEPGDREHRTVTKQVETTQIAPTILEELGLNPRALQAVRIEGTKELPAH
- a CDS encoding carbohydrate ABC transporter permease encodes the protein MSVIQGPLSEALVESEASTAPERTRPGGLRGEPAWRRRDRRWGYIFVGPQLIGMALFVLVPFAASVVLAFAQWDGLNALSWVGFENFATELTDPLFGRSVLNTLLIAIITVPVGLGLAVIIAVALEKLKTKTLYLILFFAPVVTSSVAVAMIWQQLFRKDGVISGFIANTFHVPPPDWLGDPHLALIAVCIVSIWSSLGLNIIIFLAGLQNISPSVVEAARIDGAGSLTMFFRIRLPLLSPIMFFSTVIAFISSLQTFDTVFILTANAGPDNATRTIVYHIFDLGFGKFQFGPASAASVILLIITLIVTGIQFTAQKKFVHYEDGAA